In the genome of Candidatus Microbacterium phytovorans, one region contains:
- a CDS encoding aminotransferase class I/II-fold pyridoxal phosphate-dependent enzyme, whose translation MTVPPLDTLVPETPPLEALPLDALRRRSSTKWQSYPDDVIPMFVAETDFALAEPITAVLHAAIDAGDTGYTPPDPGLRAAFAAYAARHWGWTVDPARVRSTGDVMMGVVELLRATIQPGDRVIIAPPVYPPFSMCIPEAGGVVEEVPLIDDGAGWSLDLPGIDAALAGGARAVLLCNPHNPTGTVHSRASLAALADLAHRHGAVVISDEIHAPLVHDGPFTPFLAASDAAAEVGYAVTSASKAYNLAGLKCALMITAADGPSAVLRGLWPEVEWRTGLFGALAGVAAFDEASDAWLAGLKATLDRNRHLLAELLAEHLPLARYRVPDAGYLAWIDVSAYGWGDDPARRILTDAKVALHHGPLFGAQGIGHVRLNFGCSPDLLRTAIARIGALAAAS comes from the coding sequence GTGACGGTACCGCCCCTCGACACCCTCGTTCCCGAGACTCCACCGCTGGAGGCGCTGCCCCTGGACGCGCTCCGCCGCCGCTCGAGCACCAAGTGGCAGTCGTATCCCGACGACGTGATCCCCATGTTCGTCGCCGAGACCGACTTCGCGCTCGCCGAACCGATCACGGCTGTCCTCCACGCCGCCATCGACGCCGGCGACACGGGGTACACCCCGCCCGATCCCGGCCTCCGCGCGGCCTTCGCCGCCTACGCTGCCCGACACTGGGGCTGGACGGTCGACCCCGCACGGGTGCGTTCCACGGGCGACGTCATGATGGGCGTCGTCGAGCTCCTCCGGGCGACCATCCAGCCGGGCGACCGTGTGATCATCGCACCCCCCGTCTACCCGCCCTTCTCCATGTGCATCCCCGAAGCCGGTGGTGTCGTCGAGGAGGTTCCGCTCATCGACGACGGAGCGGGCTGGTCGCTCGACCTCCCCGGCATCGACGCCGCCCTCGCCGGCGGGGCCCGCGCCGTGCTCCTGTGCAACCCGCACAACCCGACCGGCACCGTGCACTCCCGGGCATCGCTCGCCGCCCTCGCCGATCTCGCCCATCGCCACGGTGCGGTCGTCATCAGCGACGAGATCCATGCGCCGCTCGTTCATGACGGTCCGTTCACGCCGTTCCTCGCCGCTTCCGATGCCGCAGCCGAGGTGGGTTACGCCGTGACGAGCGCCTCGAAGGCCTACAACCTCGCGGGCCTGAAGTGCGCGCTGATGATCACGGCGGCCGACGGCCCCAGCGCGGTTCTCCGCGGACTCTGGCCGGAGGTGGAATGGCGTACCGGCCTGTTCGGGGCGCTGGCGGGCGTTGCCGCGTTCGACGAGGCCTCCGACGCCTGGCTCGCTGGGCTGAAGGCGACCCTCGACCGCAACCGCCATCTGCTGGCAGAGCTGCTCGCCGAGCACCTTCCGCTCGCGCGGTACCGCGTTCCCGACGCGGGATACCTCGCATGGATCGACGTCTCGGCCTACGGCTGGGGTGACGACCCTGCGCGGCGGATCCTGACGGATGCCAAGGTCGCGCTCCACCACGGCCCGCTCTTCGGCGCACAGGGCATCGGCCACGTACGGCTCAACTTCGGATGCTCGCCCGACCTCCTCCGCACGGCGATCGCGCGCATCGGAGCCCTCGCCGCCGCATCGTGA
- a CDS encoding MFS transporter — protein sequence MTTTERIWHPQYVWVTAGAVAMIFLAATQALAVTTVMPVVSADLDGAALYAVAFAGTLATSVIGMVAVGAWCDRTDPVLPLASAVALFVVGLLIAGAAGDMTTLVVGRLVQGLGTGGQTVALYVVVARVYPSALHGRVFAAFSAAWVVPSIVGPVLAGAVADYLHWRWVFLGVAALTAIAFAVVFLRLRGLPLRTSEPSDAPVLRRLSWAIVVAAGALGLSLAGEAGAWSLPVIALSLAAIGWGARPLLPESTLRARRGLPSVILMRGLIAGALFGAEIYVPYLLIEEYGFSSTWAGLGLTSAALLWALGADLQGRYGDRLGNTCITLLGTAQLVAATLAAAATAAFALHPAVLIVGWALAGGGMGLMYPRLTVLTLAYSTPQNQGFNSSALSISDSIGASASIAAMGLVFVMLQATGASFVAVFLLAAALALLALVPGLRLGHAHEALAR from the coding sequence GTGACCACGACCGAACGGATCTGGCATCCGCAGTACGTGTGGGTGACCGCGGGTGCGGTGGCGATGATCTTCCTCGCCGCCACGCAGGCGCTCGCCGTCACGACCGTGATGCCGGTGGTCAGCGCCGACCTGGATGGGGCGGCGCTGTACGCGGTTGCCTTCGCCGGAACGCTGGCCACGAGCGTCATCGGCATGGTCGCCGTCGGGGCCTGGTGCGATCGAACCGACCCTGTGCTCCCTCTGGCATCCGCCGTCGCGCTCTTCGTGGTGGGGCTGCTGATCGCGGGTGCCGCCGGCGACATGACCACGCTCGTCGTGGGACGCCTCGTGCAGGGACTCGGGACGGGAGGCCAGACCGTCGCCCTCTACGTCGTCGTCGCGCGCGTCTACCCGTCGGCGCTGCACGGGCGCGTCTTCGCCGCATTCTCCGCGGCATGGGTGGTGCCCTCCATTGTCGGCCCCGTCCTCGCGGGTGCCGTCGCCGACTACCTTCACTGGCGGTGGGTGTTCCTCGGCGTGGCGGCGCTCACCGCGATCGCCTTCGCCGTGGTGTTCCTCCGCCTGCGCGGACTGCCGCTTCGCACGAGCGAGCCCTCGGATGCCCCGGTGCTCCGCAGACTGTCGTGGGCGATCGTCGTCGCGGCCGGGGCGCTCGGCTTGAGTCTGGCCGGCGAGGCCGGTGCCTGGTCGCTGCCGGTGATCGCGCTGTCGCTGGCAGCGATCGGCTGGGGCGCGCGCCCGCTCCTCCCCGAATCGACCCTCCGCGCGCGGCGTGGTCTTCCGAGCGTCATCCTCATGAGGGGACTGATCGCCGGAGCCCTGTTCGGAGCGGAGATCTACGTTCCGTACCTCCTCATCGAGGAGTACGGCTTCTCGTCGACCTGGGCGGGCCTCGGACTCACGAGCGCCGCCCTCCTGTGGGCGCTCGGAGCAGACCTCCAGGGCCGATACGGCGATCGGCTCGGGAACACATGCATCACCCTGCTCGGCACGGCCCAGCTCGTCGCCGCGACGCTCGCGGCCGCGGCGACCGCGGCGTTCGCCCTGCACCCCGCCGTCCTGATCGTGGGGTGGGCACTCGCCGGGGGCGGCATGGGTCTGATGTATCCCCGGTTGACGGTGCTCACCCTCGCCTACTCCACGCCGCAGAATCAGGGGTTCAACTCGTCGGCGCTGTCGATCTCCGACTCGATCGGCGCGTCCGCATCGATCGCCGCGATGGGGCTCGTGTTCGTGATGCTGCAGGCCACCGGCGCGAGCTTCGTCGCGGTGTTCTTGCTGGCCGCCGCGCTGGCGCTGCTCGCGCTG